In Penaeus monodon isolate SGIC_2016 chromosome 41, NSTDA_Pmon_1, whole genome shotgun sequence, a single genomic region encodes these proteins:
- the LOC119598282 gene encoding uncharacterized protein LOC119598282 isoform X1 has product MKSQTLETNQTSLKKYTRNPIPCRLSNCLASMTSEFILSKPFWNVANTLVLPVLSDDNGDGIPKLRSLVSLSLPITIFLDSILGEPPSAASSSAPLGRSGGSRSLGEDQLNIFHSIEDSLASLGVDGRSCLLRLICELQGNAIGRYTVVGELLTLLFTPKRGMNDFLHDYIEAEDAGRDGGDCASRYQACPFSLTGTLERYRRYMESVSSIDDKPTEGHRPFANTIGNDHFSLPKVVVN; this is encoded by the exons ATGAAATCACAAACTCTTGAAACAAACCAAACCTCGTTAAAAAAGTACACTAGAAACCCTATTCCTTGCCGTCTGTCCAACTGTCTGGCGAGCATGACGTCCGAATTCATCCTGTCGAAGCCCTTCTGGAACGTGGCCAACACGCTGGTCCTGCCGGTGCTCTCTGACGACAACGGCGACGGCATCCCCAAGCTGCGCTCCCTCGTCTCGCTCTCGCTGCCCATCACCATCTTCCTGGACTCTATCCTCGGGGAACCGCCCTCGGCTGCGTCCTCGTCCGCGCCCTtagggaggag cgGCGGATCCCGAAGCCTGGGCGAGGACCAGCTCAACATCTTCCACTCTATCGAGGACTCGCTGGCCAGCCTGGGAGTGGACGGCCGCTCGTGCCTCCTGCGGCTCATCTGCGAGCTGCAGGGGAACGCCATCGGGAGGTACACCGTGGTCGGGGAGCTGCTCACTCTGCTGTTCAC GCCGAAGCGTGGAATGAATGACTTCCTGCATGACTACATTGAGGCCGAAGACGCCGGGAGAGACGGGGGCGACTGTGCCTCCAGATACCAGGCCTGTCCCTTTTCTCTGACGGGAACGCTCGAGAGGTACCGTCGGTATAtggag AGCGTGTCCTCGATCGACGACAAGCCGACGGAGGGCCACCGGCCATTCGCAAACACAATCGGGAACGACCACTTTTCTCTCCCGAAGGTCGTCGTCAACTAG
- the LOC119598282 gene encoding uncharacterized protein LOC119598282 isoform X2 produces MTIGLLTGQQRPILMSPRWTITNQVSLPTGSNSAPDRAARYIHAVQFLFVATLSLKDLFPPDERSGGSRSLGEDQLNIFHSIEDSLASLGVDGRSCLLRLICELQGNAIGRYTVVGELLTLLFTPKRGMNDFLHDYIEAEDAGRDGGDCASRYQACPFSLTGTLERYRRYMESVSSIDDKPTEGHRPFANTIGNDHFSLPKVVVN; encoded by the exons ATGACAATCGGCCTCCTGACGGGGCAGCAGCGGCCCATTCTGATGTCCCCGCGATGGACGATCACGAACCAGGTCTCGCTGCCGACGGGGTCCAACTCAGCGCCTGACCGTGCGGCGAGATACATTCACGCCGTTCAGTTCCTCTTCGTCGCGACACTCTCGCTCAAGGACCTCTTCCCTCCTGACGAAAGGAG cgGCGGATCCCGAAGCCTGGGCGAGGACCAGCTCAACATCTTCCACTCTATCGAGGACTCGCTGGCCAGCCTGGGAGTGGACGGCCGCTCGTGCCTCCTGCGGCTCATCTGCGAGCTGCAGGGGAACGCCATCGGGAGGTACACCGTGGTCGGGGAGCTGCTCACTCTGCTGTTCAC GCCGAAGCGTGGAATGAATGACTTCCTGCATGACTACATTGAGGCCGAAGACGCCGGGAGAGACGGGGGCGACTGTGCCTCCAGATACCAGGCCTGTCCCTTTTCTCTGACGGGAACGCTCGAGAGGTACCGTCGGTATAtggag AGCGTGTCCTCGATCGACGACAAGCCGACGGAGGGCCACCGGCCATTCGCAAACACAATCGGGAACGACCACTTTTCTCTCCCGAAGGTCGTCGTCAACTAG